Genomic DNA from Pectinophora gossypiella chromosome 20, ilPecGoss1.1, whole genome shotgun sequence:
GAAGCAGGCCGATGCTAGATCTTCCCTGCATAAAATAGAGGCTGGGGTTCCCCAAGGCTCAGTTCTGGGACCGGTGCTCTATAACATATTTACATCTGATCTCCCTACCTCTGAAAATGTAATGGTAGCAACATACGCGGATGATATTGCCTACTTGGCTTGTGATGATGACCCAACCCAAGCTAGTGTTAAGCTGCAGCAAGTTCTAGATGAAACTCAAGAGTGGCTTCAGAAATGGCGTATAAAAGCCAGCGCACAAAAGTCTAACCACATCACATTTACACTTAGACGAGAGGACTGCCCACCCGTCGCACTTGGACCTGATGTCCTCCCACACAACGATTGTGTCAAATACCTTGGGTTCCATTTGGACAGACGCTTAACGTGGAAAACACATATCAAGCGAAAAAGGGATGAAATCAACTTCAAGTGCAAAAACCTTAACTGGTTAATAGGGAGAAACTCTGCGCTTTCAGTAgacaacaaattaataatttacaacgCTATACTTAAACCGATCTGGACCTACGGCATTCCACTCTGGGGGGTTGCCAGTAAAAGTAATTTACTCTGTTTGCAACGAGTGCAGAATGCCATCCTACGTTCAATTGCGAACGCACCATGGTTCAGCAAGAATGAAGAAATACACGAATACCTTAACATTCCAACCGTCGCTGAAGAGATCAAAAATTACCAAAAGAAACATCTAGAGCGGCTAGCCGATCATCCGAATCCCCTCGCATCAGAGCTTATAGACCTCGTAAATGTGGTGAAACGACTGAAGAGAAGCCATGTCGTATAAAGTGGGAGGCTGTGACATTGGTTGTGGCTCCTGACACGTCATCTATCCACTTaacgaaactgcttatagtctagaggactgattgtagtttaaaccaagaaaaaaaaaaaaaaaaactaagttagATATAGAGCTCTgatctgggggattaaaaaggccacattgaagcaattcatctaaagcaatattgctatttattgacatttgtgtgacaagtcaaattgcttttttagatgaattgcttcgatgtgacctttttaaccccctggtgtgcgcgtggaaaacgcaaaaggggcggcccaaagagaccttgcgacgctcggttgactgGGAGTTGAAAATTCTCCGCGTGTCATAGGGGCAAGCTACacaggctgcaaaagatcgcgagttgtggaaatctgttattcgagccctacattccaatgggggataaaaggattagaagaaaaaGTTAGATATAATAAGGCAACTTGTGTTGCCGCTAATATGCTGCGCTGCAAGCGCATCGCATATTCCTACTTACTGTTTCCCACCTTAATtctgtttgtgacatgcaataaatgaatatgagtgtcataagtacataaatggtTAATTACCAAGAGGCACCGTTGTGCGACTGATTCCACAGCCGTAGCAGGATCTTCGAAGTTGGCATTGTTGTCCAAGTTGTCACAAGTATTGAGGAGATATGTGGTTCCTTCCACAGGATCTAGTTCTCCATTGAAGTATCTCATGATGAAGGCATATGAAGACAATACATTTGTGATGTTGTATCTTATTGCTGGTGAGGGTTCTATGGTCTAGAAGGAAATCATAATAGTtagctaataataaaaatagtgcCACTCACATCTTATAAACAAAAAGAATCAGTATTGctaaggagtttttttttttaaatgtccgAACCATGTTGTAAATACATATATGTACATGTTATATGTacattatgttatgtagatagtataagtttgatccctcaaattaagatgttatggctgttcaaataaagtgcaatatcagtTGTACAGTGTCATTATATGGACAGTTTTTTACaaagattggttgtctatttgtcaTACAATGTCTATGGTATAATGCTAACTTATTCTTAATGATAATCTATGAACatgacttttttattaattttaaattaaagttaATGGATACCAGTTTTTTGCTTTTATATGCCTTAAATAGTACTAATAAAGTACTGACAGCATATTTTTACGattttatcaaaaatacttACGGTTAATGTACTGAATTTTGGCACTTTGACCAGTGAAGGACACTTCTTCAAAACTTCCTTTTCCTCGTTGTCTTCTAAGTCTTGCACAAGCCGAGCATCCTTACTGTATGTCCACCAGGGTTCCCACTGCGGTAGGATACTGCCTACATCGCCACGATTCAACAATGCTTCAAATTCATTCCTCTCATCTTCAGTGAGAACGTTCCACACAGAATCAGCATCATCCAAATTTATATCTTTGATACGTTCATGTAAATCATCTTCTACATTGTCATCagaatcaatttcctcattatcaAATTCTAAGTCCTCTATCTCATCAAAGTTGTGTTCTCCATTAATTTTTTTAAGGATTTCCAACATTTTGCGTTTGGATTCTTCATCTGTGTGTTGTGAAGTGAGCTCTTCATTAACACAATCTCTGTAAAAATCTTCCGAGCAAGATGCGTGCGCCTCCGACTTATAACAGTCGAGGGAGCAATAAAGCACCTCACAACGTGGGCAGCAATATTTGCTTGTATTTACTTTGCATCTGAAACATATCAATACGAAAAATTTAAACTGAAAATTTTGAATGTCAGGTGGTgcggttataaaaaaaatgtgttaaataggtacttacaattcACATATCTTCGAAGGTTTAGCGTTTGATGATTCTGCAGACatgtttattttaagatataatcATGGAAATTGGATGGACTGAATATAAAAATGCATGTTTGTTAGCTCGTAGCAACCGGTGAGGCAAAACAAAATCAGCTGTTTTTGACATAATTAAAGTGCTTTCGTTTCATCGGAATGTTTTGCAAAAACATCATAATCatcttaaatttatattttcgtgGTGAATGATTACTATTATTCATAATGTCGCATTCAGAAACACAAAAGAATCATAAATAATATCTTATGATAATATCATATGTCTAGAGCATTTATTGAgtatttgtaaattattaatgaAACGAATTTTATTGCGTTACGATTTTGCACCTAACAAAACTtatggaaataaaataattataaagttttattatCACACGATTATCAATAAATCAAAAAACCGTAgaaatgtttgaaaataaatgtgtttaaaataagttacaaatatatcattatattaaaatattaaaattatgttttttagtaattaaataaaaattagttTCAAAGACTAAACAAACAAATCGAAACGAAGTGTCAAatcgaaatattaaaaaaaaatatccagaaacgaaaacaaacaaactttcTGAGTtgtattctaagttaataatGAATTAGTTACACACAAAGTTAATAAACCTGTTGAttataataaatgaattttgtgttttgatgtATTTATAATCTTCTAACTTGTACAACGAATTTCCCGCGCAAAATGTCTAAAGTGGAATTAGTAGAGGATTTCTTTGGAGTTTATTTGCTGTACTGCCTGAATCCTAGGTATAAGGGACGAACTTATATTGGCTATACAAGAGACCCTAACCGGAGGATCAAGCAGCACAATAGAGGTACCTGGGCGGGGGGCGCTTTCCGTACTAGTAACAAAGGACCTTGGTAAGTTGACAAgagtttgtaaaataaaatacaatattcttCTCATTCATATTCTTTAAATGTGTTTTTCTTTAGACCTATCAAGGCCTTGGCTCTATTCTTATTTAATAAGCATTTTTAGGTAATAAGTAagtgtacttacctaatttaaACAAATATACTATCTACTCACAAACCCAATACATACCTTCCATCTCAACAATTTTATTAACTTTCCCATAGATTGCCTTTAAGAGGAAACAGAACTTTCATTTATCTGGTACACCAGTACATTGATCATTATGTTTGCATTTCACTCACATTATAGGAAAATGGTGCTAATAGTGCATGGATTTCCAAACAACATTTCTGCATTAAGAGTAAGTTacatttatttagatattactatactacttatagataagactatattttttatactattcaaattatttttatacatttagtTGGTTATTAAAGTTGTCTAAGTTGTTATTAATGAGAATTAGGAAAGATGTACAAAATCTTCTGATTACAGCTTAGTAGGGTTGCCACAACTACAAGTCAGAAACActaaactaagtaggtatatattttttcagtttGAATGGGCTTGGCAGAACCCAACAAAAACAATCAGACTCCAGCACCTGAACTTGAAGAAGATTCCGAGGAAAGAGACTCACTACCAGTTTCAGCTGAGGATATTATCAGAGATGCTCCAAGTGGGTCCTTGGTGCCGGCTGCCTTTGGTCATACGATGGcttgaaaatgaatattatGAAGGTTTTCCTGTATGTTCTTGTTATGGGTTACATTTTTCCCTTATGAATAATTCGACTTACAAAATCTGAATACTTAGGCCATGAACAATCATATAATTTTGTCTcttctttgttttgtttttaattttttcatttattttttctgtctGTATAgttaaatgtacctacctaagcaGGAAGATAATTTATCtaacattataatttttttattttgtctttgttatataaaattaaaatcttgTTTCAGCCAGAGAGAAAACCACCAAGTCATATGACAATATGCCAGGGTCCTGTAAAAAGCAGAAATCTGaagaaatcaaataataaatcaGACCCTATCAATATTGAATGCTTGCTTTGTAGTAAATCTATAACATGTTCAAAATCTAAACTCTCTTGTTTGAATCCAAATTGTGAACTTATTGCTCATTTGCATTGCTTagctaatatatttttaataccagGGGAGTATGTGCCTATAGAAGGAAGTTGTCCCTTTTGCGACATTCCCCTAAAATGGGGTGATTTAATTAGGAAGATGAAGGGTTGTCAAGATTCTTCATGTGACGATAATGTTAATGAAGAAAAAGATTTTAGTGAAGAAAACGAGGATGATATAAGTGATgatgaaaatataatttgttcaCAAGACAGAGGATTTGTTGATAACAATTCTCTTTGGTTGCAAGTGTAAAAAACttcatattatttacttatttttgatTAGTACTTAGGGTAATGGTTgaattatttaggtatttatttatagttttaaatatagacatttttttaagtagatacataattttatataatttaaggaATAATTATTACcactaaaaacattttttttacattatacacatttatacataaaaataaaccaatAGATGGATTTATAACTCACTAGTAatggtaaatattttaatatgagaagagataataaatatttttcgtgtTTATATATGTGTTGTAATTAAATACCTTTATATAACTACAATTTCGTGAAGGAAATGTTTCACtgcaacacatttttttaaagaattatttacattttaatttagataCTTAAATGTACAAACTAAACAGGTACATTGGCcattaattacataataaattaataaatatcaataatacTAGAAATTATAGTAAagttatttagaagataataaGTTAGTGCTGTGAGattttcaattattaataataagcaCCTGATCAACAAATTATAgagtattaaataataaattaaacatgTTTTCATGCATTTCTACTCTAGTATTGAGTAAATGCATTGTTATTTGGTATCGAACTAAGtagtactaaaataaataattaatttacattataCTACTACGACGATCAATAATCGTCGAAGAAATCATCGTCCTCGTCGTCATCGTCTGCGCCGGGGGGCACGAGAGCTCCGTTTAACACTTCACTGATAGGCTCTTCAAAGCCCAGCACTTTCGCGAACCCGTACACTAATCTCATCACTAATAACCTGGTGAAGTCCACTGGAGTCGTCTCCTTCCTTTGCAGCACAAGCTGTTTCAGCGACGGTCCCGTCCTCCTCTTCATCTCACAACAGGTAAACGCCAAAATTAGCGCGAAAATCAAAAGGTACCCGCGCATTTTCCTGTTTCCCGCGTAAATTAATGTTAAAACCTCTTTTCGCGCGTTTCTTcgatagtaattttattttttaaatttagtgcaTATTTTTCGGGCGAGCAGCGTGGTAGAAAGTGAAGCCGCGATTGCCTCCGTAACCGACTAACGGAATGTCGCGCGAGTGAATGAAGACAAACGTCGCGTGTCGTGCGGGGCAGCCTGCGGACCTCCGGTCCGGACTTAGTAATTTGGGAATTTCCTTATCTTTCATCCGTGGACTTTTGGCCCATTGGTTGCTCCACTTACGGTctacataatttatatatttctaaaatcagatattttatttaggtacttagcGGTTGTTGTTATGGACTTTCATTAAATATGAAGGTTTAAGTAATacgtacataagtaagtaggtatgacTTTAAAATTGTCGCAATCATTCTGTCATCGAAGAAGCGTTGCTACGTAGGGCGGGTACTTCTTTCATCTTACCAGTCTGTTGTGATATCTGCAGATCGCACTTTCCATATCTTTTGCCTTTATAGTTGATACCTACTGCTCAGAAATAAACTCTGACACAGCAATTTTTGGTCCTCAAGACCCTAGATTCCGTCCCTGTCTTCGGGCCTATATGGATAGATAACTGTCGAACGCGCGACGCGGTGCATAAACACACCTTTTACTGTCACCCAGATAATGTTGGGCTGTGCTATTTTCTCGCCGTCTCGCAAATTCCGCGGATAATCGACTCACGCGCAAACCGTGTAGAAATCTGTTAAACATGAGTTTTTTCAAAGCTTATTGGCGTAGCTGGTTTTAAAAAGGTGTGTTTCCGTTCCGATTTATCGGTCAGTGTTGAGGATAATCAGTTTGTATCTTTCGCTAGTATTAATGAGACTATTATAAATGAATGAACGTTCATAATTAATTTACGGACTGGTAGAGAAAGGTAGGTATTCCCCTGCGTTCGTATGTGAGGAGAATGATAGATGACCTTATATACAGGATGTGTAGATATAATAACTACGTTCTTAAGAATCACTACAAGCAACATCAAAACCAGCGAGAGGAGTATAGTAGAGTAGTTAAGTGTGTTttataatgtaagtaggtacttttttcttcgtatgggttgtgaaatCAATAATCGACCTAATTAATCGCCTtaggccactgacatgactcTAGTAAAAAATAAGCACGtatacacaaacagcctatatacgtcccactgctgggcacaggcctcccctcaatcaaccggatagggtatggagcatactccaccacgctgctccaatacgggttggtggaggtgtttttacggtgaatagccgggaccaattaacttcttaacgtgccctccgaagcgcgaaatcatcttactttttcggacaatcaggtgattcaagtctgaaaagtccaaacaaaggacagtctcacgaagtgatttcgacaatgtccccatcgggaatcgaacccggacctccagatcgcgagcctaacgctctaaccactagaccacggaggctgtcaagaaCATACTTATATAGGTAAATAATAGCCAGGACTAactgcttcatcatcatctttcggaaaatcaggattagcctgcaatgtcctatccaaacacagcgtgatttttgtgatatgtcccctccgggattcgaatcgACGTAGATACTCTTTACTTTAGGTACCTATCATTAAAATCTCCAAGAGTAGAGCTACGTAAAGAACTGCGTACAAGGTACAAAGAAAGCCCTTAATTAGAAGATTAGTAACAGCCCGTTAACACTGTTACAACAATTAAAGTTTTACAGGCAATTATAAATTCTTAAGATCTATTGCGGTTAATAGAGAAAACGTACGAAGGTGCAAACACTTTAAGGTGctatcaaattaaaattcttgCACATCGTAAGTTAGGTTAAGTAGGTACATCGTACAGATAagtatatggaattataatcactatcacagaatAGTGAAGtactatttttgtattgttaaaTTGACATCAGGCGCCgaattattttgataatttaaatatatattttttaaatagaaaatgttttttattcgttttagaCTTGAAGTAATTTAGtaacattttcataatttatattttaacctAAGAAACGGTCCGATTGTTCAGATCATGACGTCATGAAGTCAAGCATAACCTTGAACTTTTGTTTTGGTAAAAGTTCTGGTAGGTACAAAAGAGAGATTTCCGAAGTCATTAAACTAAATGTTAGTGTCCTCTTTTCCGTTGATATTTGTACTTTCAATATTGTTTAAACGAATGTTACTAAAGTAAGAGTCTGTATCTGTACCCGAAATTGATTTTCGTTCTTTACGGACTTGTATTTTGAACacagaaatataattatacttacacaGAGACTTAGGGTATTCATCATGTGGTCTTTAGGTCCATAAGtaaagtaatttatataaaaaagcaatattactattccacttttttgtttaattattaaacaaatgTATTCATGAATACATTGCGTAGGTACTATGTTACCTAACATTTACatgctcaaatgtcaaatagcaaaattgctttttagactcCCTGAGGACAACTTCACACCCCTTAAcggaaactttttttaaacggaaataatattatacttattatgtaCCAAGTTGCTTTTTACGACTCCTACAAACGATACATTTCAATGGGATTTGTATAatcttaattgtttttaaatagcACTTACattgcttagggaaactcacagagAGAAACTTTAAATCGAATGAGAGACGACAGATTGTAGGTACCTGGTGCAAAGGTTGTATGAAAGCGGCAAGTCAGCGTGGTAATGCCCACGATTGCACCAGGGACGATTAGGGGATCTATTCCCCTTTTATGACTTTTGTattaacaataacattatataatttttacTTACTAATAGACTAAAAGAGGAAgtttccaggccacgttccgctaaaaagaaatatagttAGATGGCAGGTGTACGTACATTTAAcgtgatattggtgctaattcctgtaaataccatctaattttattttaagttatatctgtcattttcttatccgccgaaaaggaaagggacgggtaatcgacaagcataaaatttatggaacacacgtcaattttaagcacaaatctaaaacaaccgtctaaaaattttacattggccaataacccgacacagttagtagacagcatgtcaaacggattgc
This window encodes:
- the LOC126376046 gene encoding structure-specific endonuclease subunit SLX1 homolog isoform X2, whose translation is MSKVELVEDFFGVYLLYCLNPRYKGRTYIGYTRDPNRRIKQHNRGTWAGGAFRTSNKGPWKMVLIVHGFPNNISALRFEWAWQNPTKTIRLQHLNLKKIPRKETHYQFQLRILSEMLQVGPWCRLPLVIRWLENEYYEAREKTTKSYDNMPGSCKKQKSEEIK
- the LOC126376046 gene encoding structure-specific endonuclease subunit SLX1 homolog isoform X1, giving the protein MSKVELVEDFFGVYLLYCLNPRYKGRTYIGYTRDPNRRIKQHNRGTWAGGAFRTSNKGPWKMVLIVHGFPNNISALRFEWAWQNPTKTIRLQHLNLKKIPRKETHYQFQLRILSEMLQVGPWCRLPLVIRWLENEYYEGFPPERKPPSHMTICQGPVKSRNLKKSNNKSDPINIECLLCSKSITCSKSKLSCLNPNCELIAHLHCLANIFLIPGEYVPIEGSCPFCDIPLKWGDLIRKMKGCQDSSCDDNVNEEKDFSEENEDDISDDENIICSQDRGFVDNNSLWLQV
- the LOC126376021 gene encoding zinc finger HIT domain-containing protein 2 — encoded protein: MSAESSNAKPSKICELCKVNTSKYCCPRCEVLYCSLDCYKSEAHASCSEDFYRDCVNEELTSQHTDEESKRKMLEILKKINGEHNFDEIEDLEFDNEEIDSDDNVEDDLHERIKDINLDDADSVWNVLTEDERNEFEALLNRGDVGSILPQWEPWWTYSKDARLVQDLEDNEEKEVLKKCPSLVKVPKFSTLTTIEPSPAIRYNITNVLSSYAFIMRYFNGELDPVEGTTYLLNTCDNLDNNANFEDPATAVESVAQRCLLSNLIETDEGSLQIMKRDTFFILQGPSEENKLHYCRAALSHLLTLLQKARSSNKCSKIHEQPTKMPKIGDEPTKPPKMYEKPTKLPKIGEKLPKINAKPKESSAETSTSNLKGNKAFSKKFLDQRGDYLPLLDARKLKKCIKKVEFYLSFIESHGMEFEM